Proteins encoded by one window of Ictidomys tridecemlineatus isolate mIctTri1 chromosome 7, mIctTri1.hap1, whole genome shotgun sequence:
- the Kcns2 gene encoding delayed-rectifier potassium channel regulatory subunit KCNS2: MTGQSLWDLSEANVEDGEIRINVGGFKRRLRSHTLLRFPETRLGRLLLCHSREAILELCDDYDDVQREFYFDRNPELFPYVLHFYHTGKLHVMAELCVFSFSQEIEYWGINEFFIDSCCSYSYHGRKVEPEQEKWDEQSDQESTTSSFDEILAFYNDASKFDGQPLGNFRRQLWLALDNPGYSVLSRVFSILSILVVLGSIITMCLNSLPDFQIPDGQGNPGEDPRFEIVEHFGIAWFTFELVARFAVAPDFLKFFKNALNLIDLMSIVPFYITLVVNLVVESTPTLANLGRVAQVLRLMRIFRILKLARHSTGLRSLGATLKYSYKEVGLLLLYLSVGISIFSVVAYTIEKEENEGLATIPACWWWATVSMTTVGYGDVVPGTTAGKLTASACILAGILVVVLPITLIFNKFSHFYRRQKQLESAMRSCDFGDGMKEVPSVNLRDYYAHKVKSLMASLTNMSRSSPSELSLNDSLH; encoded by the coding sequence ATGACCGGCCAGAGCCTGTGGGACCTGTCGGAGGCCAACGTCGAGGATGGGGAGATCCGCATCAATGTGGGCGGCTTCAAGAGACGGCTGCGCTCGCACACGCTGCTGCGCTTCCCGGAGACGCGCCTGGGCCGCCTACTGCTCTGCCACTCGCGCGAGGCCATTCTGGAGCTCTGCGATGACTACGACGATGTCCAGCGTGAGTTTTATTTCGACCGCAACCCCGAACTCTTCCCTTACGTTTTGCATTTCTACCACACCGGCAAACTTCACGTCATGGCCGAGCTGTGCGTCTTCTCCTTCAGCCAGGAGATTGAATACTGGGGCATCAACGAGTTCTTCATCGACTCCTGTTGCAGCTACAGCTATCACGGTCGCAAAGTGGAACCTGAGCAGGAGAAGTGGGATGAACAGAGTGACCAGGAAAGCACCACATCCTCCTTTGATGAGATCCTGGCCTTCTACAACGACGCCTCCAAGTTTGATGGGCAGCCCCTGGGCAACTTCCGTAGGCAGCTGTGGCTGGCGCTGGACAACCCTGGCTACTCAGTACTGAGTAGGGTCTTTAGCATCCTGTCCATCCTGGTGGTGTTGGGGTCCATCATCACCATGTGCCTCAATAGCCTACCAGATTTCCAAATCCCTGATGGCCAGGGCAATCCTGGTGAGGACCCCAGATTTGAAATTGTGGAGCACTTTGGCATTGCCTGGTTCACATTTGAGCTTGTGGCCAGGTTTGCTGTGGCCCCTGATTTCCTCAAGTTCTTCAAGAATGCTCTAAACCTTATTGATCTCATGTCCATTGTCCCATTTTACATTACTCTAGTGGTGAACCTGGTGGTGGAAAGCACACCTACTTTGGCCAACTTGGGCAGAGTGGCCCAGGTCCTGAGGCTGATGCGGATCTTCCGCATCTTAAAGCTTGCTAGACACTCCACTGGCCTCCGATCTCTGGGGGCCACCTTGAAATACAGCTACAAAGAAGTAGGGCTGCTCTTGCTGTACCTCTCTGTGGGAATTTCCATCTTCTCTGTGGTGGCCTACACTATTGAAAAGGAGGAGAATGAGGGCCTGGCCACCATCCCTGCCTGCTGGTGGTGGGCTACAGTCAGTATGACCACAGTGGGTTATGGGGATGTGGTCCCAGGGACCACAGCAGGGAAACTGACTGCCTCTGCCTGCATCTTGGCAGGTATCCTTGTGGTAGTACTGCCCATCACCTTGATCTTCAATAAGTTCTCCCACTTTTATCGCCGCCAAAAACAACTTGAGAGTGCCATGCGCAGCTGTGACTTTGGAGATGGAATGAAGGAGGTCCCTTCTGTCAATTTAAGGGACTATTATGCCCATAAAGTTAAATCCCTCATGGCGAGCCTGACGAACATGAGCAGGAGTTCACCAAGTGAACTGAGTTTAAATGATTCCCTACATTAG